In the Pirellulales bacterium genome, one interval contains:
- a CDS encoding CHAT domain-containing protein: protein MIRTFCRGAGRESLVTAVTRMLTLPGLRIAGTGVLLLMLMPGAVARGADAPNSELTAEQQAIDDRARQRVVDVLLPAIKLFAVEKKVDEAIRTAEPVFAMEAEFTGSHDPPYGYVFYWMIDSLEQTENYGIAAQMGELAVAVLANRYGAQDWRVANAHWRQTMSALLAEMEESSRKLLAQYYELAGELNAFYQAGDGAQAVERGVEALALLDRIKLATPHPLRATALTNLALARQVNGELAETRKLSEQALAMYQTLYPADELPAGHPSLGSAHQQLGEVLGAQGAYADANREFELAIRQFEQLYPEKLYPRGHRNLALAVGAQAYMFDEAGNLPAATDGYRRAFELLSKLYPDEEYPHGGHPEVATALSELGIVLWRRGRFELARVVYEDALRRRLAIYSPDKFPDGHEQLATIYNNLGSLMRDLGNDAAAADYFQHALDMYRRLFPREQFPAGHLLLATGLNNLATARLEQGAPEDAYQLFLEAHQMLTRLYPPERFPTGHTALASSMNNVGTTLSRLKRYQEALPWFERSLAMEQALFPEAEFPQGSAPVAASYNNLGAALEDAGNLDGARKYYELSLAMRERVFSPEAYPEGHPALALSYSNLALLDARQGDDARALQRLSRALEISQASIVNVFDQTSEGEMSAYLGTSNARYYTLLSIVDRMARNDAATSATATGLRWLLERKTIVAESVLRFRALERLEHADPEVTALLARRRQMRQQLAALSVNPPREWSKDQVAATRERLLVDAQRIEVDLKRRLSSTMKDRDAGRNASTQGVGETLAAEEALVEIVRFVPRNLKGEREIWQPPRYAAVVARAGGRANWVDLGPADELDGLAGRLRDEVEMFRRQQATADAATERAAEVEFVARSQELAARLFEPLRPHLEGVRNVYVAPDGELSRVAFEALVDRRNRYLIEDYRFVYLASGRDLLRPHEPPAQGSVVFAAPDYDLADDQAERVAQLAREAPDKPLETAELPDREAVEELTRASSAGAWKVLPGMAEEARKIEALFRRVPGFTPVRILTGADALEGLLKRMPPPRLLHLATHGFYLKDRSEADLPADAGSASDRAGRGLAVLASLSRQHNPLLRCGVVLAGANRLAERTADMPADSENLVRSAPGDDGWLMAEEIGLLDLRGCELVVLSACETGLGDWRVGEGVAGLRQAFLLAGAETLVTSLYKVPDRETNELMQDFYSRLAAGTGRAEALSSAQRALLARRRQARGAAHPFYWASFVLVGAPD from the coding sequence ATGATTCGCACTTTTTGCCGCGGCGCTGGCCGCGAATCTCTCGTGACGGCGGTCACACGAATGCTCACTTTGCCAGGCCTGAGGATTGCCGGCACTGGCGTATTACTGCTGATGTTGATGCCTGGCGCGGTGGCCCGGGGCGCCGATGCGCCGAACTCGGAGCTGACGGCCGAGCAACAGGCGATCGACGATCGAGCGCGGCAGCGCGTGGTCGACGTGCTGTTGCCGGCGATCAAGCTGTTTGCGGTTGAGAAGAAGGTCGACGAAGCCATTCGCACGGCGGAGCCCGTGTTCGCGATGGAGGCCGAGTTCACCGGCTCGCACGATCCGCCGTACGGCTACGTGTTCTATTGGATGATCGATTCGCTGGAGCAGACGGAGAACTACGGCATCGCGGCGCAAATGGGAGAATTGGCCGTCGCGGTGCTGGCGAATCGCTATGGCGCCCAGGACTGGCGCGTTGCCAACGCCCACTGGCGTCAAACGATGAGCGCGCTGCTGGCCGAAATGGAAGAGTCGAGCCGCAAGCTGCTGGCGCAATATTACGAGTTGGCCGGCGAGCTCAACGCGTTCTATCAAGCGGGCGACGGTGCGCAGGCCGTGGAGCGCGGCGTCGAAGCCCTGGCCTTGCTCGATCGAATCAAGCTGGCGACGCCGCACCCGTTGCGGGCGACGGCGCTGACGAACCTGGCTTTGGCACGCCAAGTGAATGGCGAACTGGCCGAAACGCGCAAACTCAGCGAACAGGCGCTGGCCATGTATCAGACGCTCTATCCGGCCGACGAGCTGCCGGCGGGCCACCCGAGCCTTGGCAGCGCGCATCAACAGCTCGGCGAAGTCCTCGGTGCGCAAGGCGCGTATGCCGATGCCAACCGGGAATTCGAACTCGCTATTCGGCAGTTCGAACAACTCTATCCTGAAAAGCTCTACCCGCGCGGACACCGCAATCTGGCGCTGGCCGTGGGAGCGCAGGCCTACATGTTCGACGAAGCTGGTAATTTGCCTGCCGCTACCGATGGCTACCGGCGTGCCTTTGAGTTGCTCAGCAAGCTGTATCCGGACGAGGAATATCCCCACGGCGGGCACCCCGAGGTGGCCACGGCCCTGAGTGAGCTGGGGATCGTGCTTTGGCGGCGCGGGCGCTTTGAACTGGCGCGCGTGGTCTACGAAGACGCGCTGCGTCGGCGATTGGCCATCTATTCGCCCGACAAATTCCCCGACGGTCACGAGCAACTGGCCACGATCTATAACAATCTCGGTTCACTGATGCGCGATCTGGGAAACGACGCGGCAGCCGCCGACTATTTTCAGCATGCACTCGACATGTATCGCCGCTTGTTTCCGCGCGAGCAGTTTCCTGCCGGGCATTTGCTGTTGGCCACGGGCCTCAACAATCTGGCCACGGCCCGGCTCGAGCAGGGCGCACCGGAAGACGCCTACCAACTGTTCCTCGAAGCGCATCAGATGCTGACGCGGCTGTATCCGCCCGAACGATTTCCCACGGGGCATACGGCGCTGGCCAGCAGTATGAACAACGTCGGTACGACGCTGTCGCGATTGAAGCGATATCAAGAGGCGTTGCCCTGGTTCGAACGTTCGCTGGCCATGGAACAGGCGCTGTTCCCGGAAGCTGAGTTTCCGCAGGGCAGCGCGCCAGTCGCGGCGAGTTACAACAACCTGGGCGCGGCGCTCGAGGACGCCGGCAACCTGGATGGGGCGCGCAAGTATTACGAGCTGAGCCTGGCGATGCGCGAGCGGGTGTTTTCGCCCGAGGCGTATCCCGAAGGGCATCCGGCGCTGGCGCTCAGCTATTCCAACCTGGCCTTGCTCGATGCTCGCCAGGGCGACGATGCACGTGCTTTGCAGCGATTGAGCCGCGCTTTGGAGATCAGCCAGGCGTCGATCGTGAACGTGTTCGATCAGACCAGCGAAGGCGAAATGAGCGCCTACCTCGGCACGTCGAACGCAAGATATTACACGCTGCTCAGCATCGTCGACCGCATGGCCCGGAACGACGCTGCCACGTCGGCGACCGCAACGGGTCTGCGCTGGCTGCTCGAGCGCAAGACGATCGTCGCCGAATCGGTGCTGAGGTTTCGTGCGCTGGAGCGGCTGGAACACGCAGATCCCGAGGTCACCGCGCTGTTGGCGCGACGGCGGCAAATGCGGCAGCAGTTGGCAGCCCTTTCGGTGAATCCACCGCGCGAGTGGTCGAAAGACCAGGTGGCCGCCACGCGTGAGCGGTTGCTGGTCGATGCCCAGCGCATCGAGGTGGACCTGAAGCGACGCTTGTCGAGCACGATGAAAGACCGGGACGCAGGCCGGAACGCATCGACCCAGGGCGTCGGCGAGACCCTGGCAGCCGAGGAAGCCTTGGTCGAGATCGTGCGCTTTGTCCCGCGCAACCTGAAAGGGGAGCGGGAAATCTGGCAGCCGCCGCGCTATGCCGCGGTCGTCGCCCGCGCCGGTGGGCGCGCAAATTGGGTCGACCTGGGGCCGGCCGACGAGCTGGACGGTCTGGCCGGGCGGCTGCGCGACGAAGTTGAAATGTTTCGGCGCCAGCAAGCCACGGCCGATGCAGCGACGGAGCGAGCTGCTGAGGTTGAGTTTGTCGCACGATCGCAGGAACTTGCGGCACGCTTGTTCGAACCTTTGCGCCCGCATCTCGAAGGCGTCCGGAACGTCTACGTGGCGCCCGATGGCGAGCTGAGCCGCGTCGCGTTCGAGGCGCTGGTCGATCGGCGAAACCGCTACCTGATCGAGGACTATCGCTTTGTTTATCTCGCGTCGGGGCGCGACTTGCTCCGGCCGCACGAACCGCCGGCGCAAGGATCGGTCGTGTTCGCTGCGCCTGATTACGATCTGGCGGACGATCAGGCCGAACGGGTTGCGCAGCTCGCACGCGAAGCGCCGGACAAACCGCTCGAGACGGCCGAGCTGCCTGATCGCGAAGCTGTCGAGGAGTTAACGCGAGCCAGCAGCGCCGGTGCCTGGAAGGTGCTGCCGGGAATGGCCGAAGAAGCGCGCAAGATTGAAGCCTTGTTCCGGCGCGTGCCGGGATTCACGCCGGTGCGAATTCTCACGGGCGCCGATGCTCTCGAAGGGCTGCTCAAGCGAATGCCACCTCCGCGGCTATTGCATCTTGCCACGCATGGCTTCTATCTGAAGGACCGCTCCGAGGCAGACCTGCCGGCCGATGCAGGTAGCGCGTCGGATCGCGCGGGCCGGGGTCTGGCCGTGTTGGCGAGCTTGTCGCGACAGCACAACCCTCTGCTGCGCTGCGGCGTCGTGTTGGCCGGCGCGAATCGGCTGGCCGAGCGCACCGCGGACATGCCCGCCGACTCAGAAAACCTCGTGCGCTCGGCGCCAGGCGACGACGGCTGGCTAATGGCCGAGGAAATCGGCCTGCTAGACCTGCGCGGCTGCGAACTGGTGGTCCTCAGCGCTTGCGAAACGGGTTTGGGCGATTGGCGCGTTGGCGAGGGTGTCGCCGGCTTGCGACAAGCCTTTTTGCTCGCCGGCGCCGAGACGCTCGTCACCAGCCTGTACAAGGTTCCCGATCGCGAAACAAACGAGCTGATGCAGGACTTTTACAGCCGCCTGGCCGCAGGCACAGGCAGGGCCGAAGCGCTGAGCTCCGCACAACGGGCCCTGCTTGCGCGCAGGCGCCAGGCGCGCGGCGCCGCGCACCCGTTCTACTGGGCCAGTTTCGTGCTCGTCGGTGCGCCCGACTAG
- a CDS encoding SpoIIE family protein phosphatase — protein sequence MAFLQVLKGLNPGQVIPLEQMRSTLGRHPDCDIVLNVGAVSREHALIERLDDGFYVRDLESRNGTFVNGEAIQERRRLEDNDRLKICDLLFTFHVDHPAKPKPRTTLPSPQQPVGLLASGALASTPTAAGAAAVSESGLLGGLDLSDEAQPPERQSSTVLASMALSSKVDPNLTAGARAEMKLRALYEITDNLRKALDLDDILPKILDTLFALFVQADRGFVVLRERADGPLLIKTVKHRRPAMADQTRPSRTIINKVMETREALLTADASSDSRFDPSQSIADFHIRSAMCAPLLDAEGNALGIIQLDTNDHRHRFAEDDLSVLATVALQAAIVVENAQLHQQAMRQQQIAHELQLARRVQQGFLPHSRPELPGYEFFDFYEPAKQVGGDYYDYIPLSGNRLAIVVADVSGKGIPAALLMAKLSAEMRYYLVCSDSPAEAVRQINDSFFQGEWEDRFVTMAVTVVSPDDHTLRLVNAGHMDPLLRHVDGRVEGIGAEVAGVPIGVAEGYPYEETVVQLGPGESLTMFSDGISEAMNLAGELYGIERLTEQVAKLTSGSIVQCGKQLLDDVKRFAGQQAQSDDMCLVMFGRTG from the coding sequence ATGGCCTTTTTGCAGGTCCTCAAGGGGTTGAATCCCGGCCAGGTGATCCCCCTGGAGCAAATGCGCTCGACCCTGGGGCGCCATCCCGATTGCGACATTGTGCTGAATGTCGGCGCCGTCAGCCGCGAGCATGCCTTGATCGAGCGGCTCGACGACGGCTTCTATGTGCGCGACTTGGAAAGCCGCAACGGCACGTTCGTCAACGGCGAGGCCATTCAAGAGCGCCGCCGGCTGGAAGACAACGACCGGCTGAAGATCTGCGACTTGCTGTTCACGTTTCACGTCGACCATCCGGCAAAGCCCAAGCCCCGGACGACGCTGCCTTCGCCGCAGCAGCCTGTCGGACTGCTGGCGAGCGGCGCCCTGGCCTCGACCCCGACGGCAGCGGGTGCGGCGGCCGTGTCGGAAAGCGGGCTGCTCGGCGGTCTCGATTTGAGCGACGAAGCGCAACCGCCCGAACGGCAAAGCTCCACTGTGCTGGCCAGCATGGCGCTGTCCTCGAAGGTCGATCCGAACCTCACGGCCGGGGCGCGGGCCGAGATGAAGCTGCGGGCCCTCTACGAGATCACGGACAACCTGCGCAAAGCGCTCGATCTTGACGACATTCTGCCCAAGATCCTCGACACGCTGTTTGCCCTGTTCGTCCAGGCCGATCGAGGGTTCGTCGTGCTGCGCGAGCGGGCCGACGGACCGCTGTTGATCAAGACCGTCAAGCATCGCCGCCCGGCGATGGCCGATCAGACCCGGCCGAGCCGGACGATCATCAACAAGGTGATGGAGACGCGCGAGGCGCTGCTCACGGCCGATGCCAGCAGCGACTCGCGGTTCGATCCCAGCCAGAGCATTGCCGACTTCCACATCCGCTCAGCGATGTGCGCGCCGTTGCTCGACGCCGAGGGCAACGCCCTGGGCATCATTCAGCTCGATACGAACGATCATCGCCACCGGTTTGCCGAGGACGACCTGTCGGTGCTGGCGACCGTCGCCTTGCAGGCCGCGATCGTCGTCGAAAACGCCCAATTGCATCAGCAGGCCATGCGGCAGCAGCAAATCGCCCACGAGCTGCAACTGGCCCGCCGCGTGCAGCAGGGCTTTTTGCCCCATTCGCGGCCCGAGCTGCCGGGCTACGAGTTCTTTGATTTCTACGAGCCCGCCAAGCAGGTCGGCGGCGATTACTACGATTACATCCCGTTGTCGGGCAACCGCCTGGCGATCGTCGTGGCCGACGTTTCGGGCAAGGGCATTCCCGCGGCGCTGCTGATGGCCAAGCTGTCGGCCGAGATGCGCTACTATCTCGTCTGCAGCGACTCGCCGGCCGAAGCGGTCCGCCAGATCAACGACAGCTTTTTCCAGGGCGAGTGGGAAGACCGTTTTGTGACGATGGCCGTCACCGTGGTCTCGCCCGACGATCACACGCTGCGGCTGGTCAACGCCGGACACATGGATCCGTTGCTCCGCCATGTCGACGGCCGCGTCGAAGGCATCGGCGCAGAAGTGGCCGGCGTACCGATCGGCGTGGCCGAAGGCTATCCCTACGAGGAGACGGTCGTCCAACTCGGCCCGGGCGAAAGCCTGACGATGTTCTCCGACGGCATCAGCGAGGCCATGAACCTGGCCGGAGAGCTGTACGGTATCGAACGCCTGACCGAACAGGTGGCCAAGCTCACCTCCGGGTCGATCGTCCAGTGCGGCAAGCAACTGCTCGACGACGTCAAGCGCTTCGCCGGACAGCAGGCGCAGTCCGACGACATGTGCCTGGTGATGTTCGGCCGGACCGGCTGA
- a CDS encoding amidohydrolase: MARAEKVDLRAAIDARADAGWRAALDIWGWAEPGYQETRSAERLATLLAEAGFRVERGVAGMPTAFLATFGAGEPVVGILGEYDALPGLSQQATPERAPRTDENSYGHACGHHLFGVASALAAIAVAERIASGELHGTVRYYGCPAEEGGCGKVFLVRAGLFDDCSAVLHWHPSARNSAGDPSCLSRIAAKFRFHGRAAHAGSSPEQGRSALDGVELMNHAAELMREHTPNLTRIHHVITAGGDAPNVVPEFAEVYYYVRHPEAEVVRDLYRRLLLCAQAGALATETQLETLYLGGTMPILPNETLARVTLANLRAENDLKFDPEQTQFAARLQQSLDSPPPLVSVAEVTDASGTTKEGSTDVGDVSWVVPTSGFSTACWVPGTPGHSWQAVAAGGTTIGRQGMLLAARVLAATAWDLYNDREVLRAAKEEHVRRRADREYRPLLEADQPPPLDYRNPPRGRAAASD, encoded by the coding sequence TTGGCGCGCGCGGAAAAGGTCGATCTGCGTGCGGCGATCGATGCCCGGGCCGACGCCGGGTGGCGGGCGGCGCTCGATATTTGGGGCTGGGCCGAGCCAGGATATCAAGAGACGCGCTCGGCCGAGCGGCTCGCGACGCTCCTGGCCGAAGCGGGCTTTCGCGTCGAACGTGGCGTCGCCGGGATGCCCACCGCGTTCCTGGCGACCTTCGGCGCGGGCGAACCAGTCGTCGGCATCCTGGGAGAATACGACGCGCTGCCGGGGCTGTCGCAGCAGGCGACGCCCGAACGCGCCCCGCGCACGGATGAGAATTCATATGGCCATGCCTGTGGGCATCACCTGTTCGGCGTCGCCTCGGCGCTGGCCGCGATCGCCGTGGCCGAGCGCATCGCGTCCGGCGAACTGCACGGCACGGTGCGCTATTACGGCTGCCCGGCGGAAGAGGGCGGCTGCGGCAAGGTGTTTCTCGTGCGCGCCGGGCTGTTCGACGATTGTAGCGCCGTGCTGCACTGGCATCCGTCGGCGCGCAATTCGGCGGGCGATCCGAGCTGCCTGTCGCGGATCGCCGCCAAGTTCCGCTTTCATGGCCGGGCCGCCCATGCCGGATCGTCGCCCGAGCAGGGGCGATCGGCGCTCGACGGCGTCGAGCTCATGAACCACGCCGCCGAACTGATGCGCGAGCACACCCCCAACCTGACGCGCATTCATCACGTGATTACGGCCGGCGGCGACGCGCCGAACGTCGTGCCCGAGTTTGCCGAAGTCTATTACTACGTGCGCCACCCCGAAGCCGAAGTGGTCCGCGACTTGTATCGACGGCTGCTCTTGTGTGCCCAGGCCGGCGCGCTGGCCACCGAAACACAGCTCGAAACGCTGTACCTGGGCGGCACGATGCCGATCCTGCCCAACGAGACCCTGGCGCGCGTCACGCTGGCCAACCTGCGGGCGGAGAACGACTTGAAGTTCGACCCCGAACAGACACAGTTCGCCGCACGATTGCAGCAATCGCTCGACAGTCCGCCGCCCTTGGTTTCAGTGGCCGAAGTGACCGATGCGTCGGGCACGACGAAAGAAGGCTCGACCGACGTGGGCGACGTTTCGTGGGTTGTCCCGACGAGCGGTTTTTCGACGGCTTGCTGGGTTCCGGGGACGCCGGGGCACAGCTGGCAAGCGGTCGCCGCCGGAGGTACGACGATCGGGCGGCAGGGGATGCTGCTGGCAGCGCGGGTGCTGGCCGCAACCGCCTGGGACCTGTACAACGACCGCGAGGTGCTGCGCGCGGCCAAGGAAGAACACGTCCGCCGCCGCGCCGACCGCGAATATCGCCCGCTGTTGGAGGCCGATCAGCCGCCGCCGCTCGACTATCGCAATCCGCCGCGCGGTCGCGCGGCGGCCAGCGACTGA
- a CDS encoding sulfotransferase: MATTAKTPTAPKQIPWYEGRLWGGCNLGGWLRMLAHNRFRVDWRHWSMAASITTFSACNSLLGGVQRLAVGRRPDRLELEEPPLFVIGHWRSGTTLMHELLALDPRHIYPTTYECFAPNHFLISEPYAGWIKFLLPRERPMDSMKMSWDRPQEDESGLCNLGLPSPFWTVAFPNEPPQFPEYVTLDELAAEDRRAWQQALLGLLKRISYKHGGHGRLVLKSPQHTFRLRVLKELFPEARFVHLCRDPYVLFPSTVHFWKSMYLAHGLQTPTFAGLDELVLSTLEQMHAQLEATRELIEPRRFCEVRYEHLVADPVGELRRVYDHLQLGSFEHLEPHLDRYRRDTATYQTNTYAQLDPAIRATIARRWRPYFDRYGYAVD, from the coding sequence GTGGCCACGACCGCCAAGACCCCGACGGCCCCCAAGCAAATCCCCTGGTATGAAGGGCGCTTGTGGGGCGGTTGCAACCTGGGCGGCTGGCTGCGAATGCTGGCCCATAATCGATTTCGGGTTGACTGGCGGCACTGGTCGATGGCCGCGTCGATTACGACCTTTAGTGCATGCAATTCGCTGCTGGGCGGCGTCCAGCGCCTGGCCGTCGGCCGTCGGCCCGATCGCCTGGAGCTTGAAGAACCGCCGCTGTTTGTAATCGGCCATTGGCGCTCGGGCACGACGTTGATGCACGAGCTGCTGGCGCTCGATCCGCGCCACATTTATCCGACGACCTACGAGTGCTTCGCGCCGAACCATTTTCTGATCAGCGAGCCCTACGCCGGCTGGATCAAGTTCCTGCTGCCGCGCGAGCGGCCCATGGACAGCATGAAGATGAGCTGGGACCGGCCTCAGGAGGATGAGTCGGGCCTGTGCAACTTGGGCTTGCCGAGCCCCTTCTGGACGGTGGCGTTTCCCAACGAGCCGCCGCAGTTCCCGGAGTATGTCACGCTCGACGAGCTCGCGGCAGAAGATCGCCGCGCCTGGCAGCAGGCGCTGCTCGGTCTGCTCAAACGCATCAGTTACAAGCACGGCGGGCACGGAAGACTGGTGCTCAAGTCGCCCCAGCACACGTTTCGGCTGCGGGTGCTCAAAGAGTTGTTTCCCGAGGCCCGGTTCGTACACCTCTGCCGCGATCCGTATGTGCTCTTTCCTTCGACGGTGCACTTCTGGAAGTCGATGTACCTCGCGCACGGGCTGCAAACGCCGACGTTTGCCGGGCTTGACGAATTAGTCCTCAGCACGCTCGAGCAGATGCACGCGCAACTCGAAGCGACTCGCGAACTGATCGAGCCGCGGCGGTTTTGCGAGGTGCGCTACGAGCACCTGGTGGCCGACCCCGTCGGCGAGCTGCGCCGGGTCTACGACCACCTGCAGCTCGGTTCGTTCGAGCACTTGGAGCCGCACCTGGATCGCTACCGGCGCGACACGGCGACCTATCAGACGAACACCTATGCCCAACTCGATCCGGCAATCCGGGCCACGATTGCCCGTCGCTGGCGGCCCTATTTCGACCGCTATGGCTACGCGGTCGATTAA
- a CDS encoding tetratricopeptide repeat protein encodes MPLGLVAVVVIAVFGQTIGFEFQDLDDRVNVADNERFLPPSLQSVGQFWRAPFLSLYVPVTYSWWALEASVAQRTPTSENPDRLDARVFHAGNVLLHILGSGLVYLLFERLFARRAAACLGALAYAVHPLHVESVAWITETKGLLAALFSCLALLLVLRGLTNEVRTWSGAVVPSVAYVLALLAKPSVVTLPLMALLLTWAVAPAHWRRVANLAAVWLVIGVTLAVFTKHQQPDEHVDEVPGLFARVGVALDATTFYTLKFAAPVGLCPDYGRTPRVALGSPWRVMMWLTPMAVTALAAALRQRRWALTAWGITLLAIVPASGLIPFEFQNYSTVADRYACLALLGPSLLVTAWLAQYPSRWAQGAVVAGCTGLALMAFVQTGYWRNTTTLFTHTLTINSRSYLAHEKLAAVARRRGDLVQTVDQLAAGVSIRPSAGLHNKLGDALFRLGRMDEAERQFRAAIAADPQLKEPHGNLGIVLARRAQWPAAIAEFRAALTIDPHYLLAQQGLEFALQQVNGQTGR; translated from the coding sequence TTGCCGTTGGGCCTCGTCGCCGTCGTCGTGATCGCCGTGTTTGGGCAGACGATCGGTTTCGAGTTTCAAGACCTCGACGATCGGGTCAATGTGGCCGACAACGAGCGGTTCCTGCCTCCGAGCCTGCAGAGTGTCGGGCAATTCTGGCGGGCACCTTTCTTGTCGCTCTACGTGCCGGTGACCTATTCCTGGTGGGCCTTGGAAGCGAGCGTCGCCCAACGCACGCCCACTTCCGAGAATCCCGACCGGCTCGACGCGCGGGTGTTTCATGCCGGCAACGTGCTGCTGCATATCTTAGGTAGCGGTCTGGTGTACTTGCTGTTTGAGCGCCTGTTTGCACGGCGCGCGGCAGCGTGCTTGGGGGCTTTGGCGTATGCCGTGCACCCGTTGCACGTCGAGAGCGTGGCTTGGATCACGGAGACTAAAGGGTTGCTGGCGGCCTTGTTCTCGTGCCTGGCCTTGCTCCTCGTCTTGCGCGGGCTGACGAACGAGGTCCGGACTTGGTCGGGCGCGGTGGTGCCGAGCGTCGCGTATGTACTCGCGCTGTTGGCCAAACCTTCGGTCGTCACGTTGCCGTTGATGGCCCTGTTACTGACCTGGGCCGTGGCCCCGGCGCACTGGCGCCGCGTCGCCAATCTGGCTGCGGTGTGGCTGGTGATCGGAGTGACGCTGGCGGTGTTCACCAAGCATCAACAGCCGGACGAGCACGTCGACGAAGTTCCCGGCCTGTTTGCACGCGTGGGCGTGGCGCTCGACGCCACCACGTTTTACACGCTGAAGTTCGCTGCGCCGGTGGGCTTATGCCCCGACTATGGCCGGACCCCGCGCGTGGCGCTCGGGTCGCCTTGGCGCGTGATGATGTGGCTGACTCCGATGGCCGTAACCGCCTTAGCGGCCGCTTTGCGGCAACGGCGCTGGGCTTTGACTGCTTGGGGCATTACCTTGCTGGCCATTGTGCCGGCCAGTGGACTCATACCTTTCGAGTTCCAGAACTATTCGACCGTGGCCGACCGTTACGCTTGCCTGGCGCTGCTTGGACCGTCGCTGTTGGTGACTGCGTGGCTGGCGCAATATCCTTCGCGCTGGGCGCAGGGTGCCGTCGTGGCCGGTTGCACGGGACTAGCGCTCATGGCGTTCGTCCAGACGGGCTATTGGCGAAATACCACCACGCTGTTTACCCACACGTTGACGATCAATTCCCGCAGTTACCTGGCGCACGAAAAGCTGGCCGCCGTGGCGCGTCGGCGCGGCGACTTGGTTCAGACGGTCGATCAACTCGCAGCGGGCGTTTCGATTCGGCCGTCGGCCGGTCTGCATAACAAGCTGGGCGATGCCCTGTTTCGCCTGGGCCGGATGGACGAGGCCGAGCGACAATTTCGCGCAGCCATTGCCGCCGATCCGCAGCTCAAGGAGCCGCATGGCAACCTGGGAATTGTCCTGGCGCGGCGCGCGCAATGGCCGGCGGCAATTGCCGAGTTTCGCGCGGCGCTAACAATCGATCCGCACTATCTCCTGGCGCAACAGGGGCTCGAGTTTGCATTGCAGCAAGTCAACGGCCAGACGGGCCGCTGA
- a CDS encoding DUF2156 domain-containing protein, with protein sequence MNVSAADHPASRAPSADASAARLEELAWRHGQTYDSYLATEQDREHFWSSDGSGVLGFVRRRRYVHVVGGLLAPVERRPLLLTEFTRYAAQQRWQVMFYNIGPTDLPLLRYEGYEVTKCGEEPLIDLRSTTWKGKNYEWVRRQENYCLRQGAVCEEVAIDPSDQDYRERVAPELSQIAHAHVTNTPHRRELSVFVSQFDPLRLGRRRLFVARTAQRIEALIVCNPAEDGRFWAIETYRRRPDAPRGIVPFAMMQTARQLQRERIETLSLSLIPCLRCEKPLDGDSWLMRVGQTIWWERMNWVFDMRGIYHYKSRFRPQFREMFIAARPKLNFFAAYDFISLWGIHSIGPTAAAQHYWTKFTKLARRATMAAPDEDAQSSADDER encoded by the coding sequence ATGAACGTGTCGGCCGCCGATCACCCCGCCTCACGAGCCCCGTCTGCGGACGCGTCGGCAGCGCGCCTCGAGGAACTGGCGTGGCGGCATGGACAGACGTACGACTCGTACTTGGCCACCGAACAGGACCGCGAGCACTTCTGGTCGAGCGATGGCTCGGGTGTACTGGGCTTTGTTCGCCGGCGCCGGTATGTGCACGTCGTCGGTGGATTGCTCGCCCCGGTCGAGCGTCGCCCGCTGCTGTTGACCGAGTTCACGCGGTACGCGGCCCAGCAGCGTTGGCAAGTGATGTTCTACAACATTGGTCCCACCGACTTGCCGCTGCTGCGCTACGAGGGCTACGAGGTGACCAAGTGCGGCGAAGAGCCGTTGATCGATTTGCGGAGCACGACCTGGAAGGGCAAGAACTACGAATGGGTACGGCGCCAGGAGAACTATTGCCTTCGCCAGGGCGCCGTCTGCGAAGAGGTGGCGATCGATCCTAGCGACCAGGACTATCGCGAGCGTGTCGCGCCGGAGCTGTCGCAGATTGCTCATGCGCACGTGACCAACACGCCCCATCGCCGCGAATTGAGCGTGTTTGTCAGCCAATTTGATCCGCTACGGCTGGGCCGCAGGCGGCTGTTCGTAGCCCGTACGGCGCAGCGTATCGAAGCGCTGATCGTGTGCAACCCGGCGGAAGACGGCCGGTTCTGGGCGATCGAAACCTATCGCCGCCGGCCCGATGCGCCGCGGGGCATCGTGCCCTTCGCGATGATGCAGACCGCGCGGCAGTTGCAGCGCGAGAGGATCGAAACCTTGTCGCTATCGCTGATTCCCTGCTTGCGCTGCGAGAAGCCGCTCGACGGCGACAGTTGGTTGATGCGCGTCGGTCAGACCATCTGGTGGGAGCGCATGAACTGGGTCTTCGACATGCGCGGCATCTATCACTACAAGAGCCGTTTCCGTCCGCAATTTCGCGAGATGTTCATCGCTGCTCGGCCGAAGTTGAATTTCTTCGCCGCCTACGACTTTATCAGCTTGTGGGGGATTCATTCGATCGGCCCGACCGCGGCCGCGCAGCACTATTGGACCAAGTTCACCAAGCTCGCGCGGCGCGCCACGATGGCCGCACCGGACGAGGACGCCCAATCCAGCGCCGACGACGAGCGTTAA